The sequence AACGTCCCATTGCATAGAGCCAGAAGTTTCTGTTATCCCTCATTTAACCCCCACCAAGACTAATTTATCTGATCAATCCAATAATGCATTTTGCTCAAAAGTGATCACAATTAGGAAAAGATTTAAATGTTTTTCAGCTATAAAACGCTATGGTGATTACTATGATTGAGGTCGGAGAATACAAGGTTAAAGAGGGGCTTTACTACACCAAGGACCACGAATGGGCTCAGGTAATGGAGGATGGAACTGTTTTGATAGGAATAAGTGATTATGCACAAAAAGAACTTGGCGATTTAGCCTATGTAGAGCTCCCCGAAATTGGAAAAGAAGTTTCAAAGGGCGATGTTCTTTGTGAAGTAGAGAGTGTCAAGGCAGTAAGTGAAGTCTATGCACCAATTAGTGGAGAAATTATCGAAGTTAATGAAGAGCTCGAAGATGCTCCAGAAAAAATCAATGAAGAGCCATATGAAGCATGGATCGCCAAGATAAAACCAAGCAACCTAGAAGAGGAACTAAAAGAGCTCATGTCAGCTGAAAAGTATGCTGAATATTTAGAATCTCTCTGATTTTCTTCTCTTTAAATTAATTCTCCCGAAAAAAGAACATCTTCTAATGGTTTAGCATCATACTCCAAACCTCTCAGGATTCTAGCGAATTCTCTAGCATATCCATAGCGAGTATAGATCTTCTCAGGTTTAACTGTCTCAATTATTTTTATAAGCTCCCAAAAGTCCGCATGGTTGCTTAATTTCAAATCTCCAAATCCAGAAACAAAAAGTCCTGATGAATGGATCCCATTAAACGACATTTGATTCTTAAAGCCACTAATTAAAACCTCCCCATCCTTTGAGATATTGCGGAACTTTATTCCAAATTTCTCATAGACTTTGGCAACTTTCAGTATTTCTCGTGAAACCTTAACGGAGTACCCATGGACATCCAAGATTTTAAGAAGCTCTTGGGCCTTTCCCATCTGATTTGCATATAACATAGGAGTCTTTCCTTTATCCAGTGAGTGTTCAACAAATGCTATAAGTTTTTTCTCAGCCTCTCTTGGAGTTGGGAAATTATACATGGGTAATCCATATGTGGACTCAATAACAAGCACATCTGCTCGTCTAAATTTAGCCTTTTCTGCAGTCCTAAGTTTAAACCATTTAACGTCACCAGTGTAAAGAAGTGAAAATTCATCAAACTTAATGTATATTTGAGCAGAGCCAAGCATATGGCCTGCAGGATAAAGCTTGGCCTTGTAATCACCTATGTAAAAGCTTTTACCAAAACCGTAGGTTTTGTAAAACCCTCCCTTTTTGAGATGGCTGAGAAATTTCGTGGCCTTTGTTGAAACTATAACTCCTCCACTAACAAAATGATCTGTATGAGCATGGCTCTGAAATGCTATTCTAGCGGATGAGTCTAAACCAATTCCTCTAATGATCATCATTCAAGAATTATTAAAGAACCTTTTGAGGTTTGCCCTCGGAATGTTTATTAATTTTGGGAGCATAATAACACTGGAGGTGATAAGCTATGAAAGAAAGCCTTAAAGAGAGGATACGGTTATGGAAAAGACTATATGTGCAAGCTTTTGAGGATGCCACTAATGCACTTCCAAATATTAGTGGAGTTCTTTTAGCATATAATACAAATATCGATGCTATAAAATATCTTGATAAAGAGGATTTAGAACAAAAAATCAATGAAATAGGAAAAGAGAATGTTTTTAAGATTATAGAAAATCCTCCCGAAAAAATAGCATCGCTTGAACATCTTTTTGGAGGAATATTGAGAAGTATAAAACTCGGAAAAGCAATGGAATGGTTTGTAGAGAACGAAGAAGTTAGAAAATATCTCCGAGACTGGGGATGGGATGAACTGAGAATCGGCGGCCAAGCCGGAATCATGGCAAATCTCTTAGGTGGAGTGTACAGGATTCCTACAATAGTACACGTTCCACAGAATCCCCAACTTCAAGCAGAATTATTCGTTGATGGACCGATTTATATTCCAATTTTTGAGGGAAATGAGCTCAAACTTATTCACCCTAAAGAAGCACAATATGATGAGAATGAACTTATCCACTATATCTATGAGTTCCCAAGAGGATTTCAAGTCTTCAACATCCAGGCTCCAAGGGAAAATCGGTTTATAGCTAACGCTGATGATTACAACGCTAGAGTATATATGAGAAAGGAATTCAGGGAGGGCTTTGGAGAGATAGTCAAAAAAGTAGAACTGGCCTTAATAAGCGGACTTCAAGTTCTAAAAGAGTACTATCCCGATGGAACAACATATAGAGACATCCTCGATAGGGTTGAAAGTCACCTTAACATCTTGAACAAACATGGCGTGAAGACTCACTTTGAATTTGCATATACACCAAGCAAAAGGGTGAGGGAAGAGCTTATAGAAATGCTGCCAAAGTTCACAAGCGTTGGGCTAAATGAGGTAGAACTATCCTCAATAATAGAGATAATTGGAGATGAAGAACTCGCAAAGGAAATTCTTGAGGGACATCTCTTTTCTGTTATAGACGGAATGAACCTTTTAATGGATGAAACTGGAATAGAAAGAATTCATTTCCACACCTATGGTTATTACTTGGCTTTAACCCAGTACCGAGGAGAACCTGTTAGAGATGCCTTGCTCTTCGCTTCATTGGCAGCCGCAGCAAAAGCTATGCGGGGTAACTTAGAAAGAGTTGAACAGATAAGAGATGCCTTAAGTGTTCCAACAAATGAAAGAGCAATAATCCTCGAAGAAGAGCTTGAGAAGGAATTTACCGAATTTGAAAACGGCATAATAGATATGACTGACAGACAGCTAACATTTATCCCAACAAAGATCGTGACCTCTCCAAAGAGCACTGTCGGGATAGGAGATACAATTTCAAGCTCTGCATTTGTTAGTGAATTCGGAATGAGGAAGAGCTGAGCTTTTCCTATTTTTCTAACTTGGGGTAAAATTTATATATAGGGGAAAACAAAGAGTATTTGGCAGAGTGTTTTTGATTATTCTGCTTGCTATAATCACTTAGGAGGTGAGAACATGCTTTTAGAGGCTCCAGTTTATAAGGAAATCTTTGGAGCGGTGAAAATTTACGAACTACAAAAAGTCATCAAGATGGATACTGAAACCGAAGATGTTCCAATGTTTACGGTGCAAAATATTCCGAGAGGGGATATATACAAAGTTATTGGGGAAATGGCAATAGTTGTACCTATGAAAAATGAGAAGCTTCATCTTGTTGATGGTGTGTTAAAGGCAATCCCCCATAAATCAACTATCATCATAGTTTCTAACAGTAAAAGGAAAGGGCCCAACAGATTTAAGCAAGAAGTAGACCTAGTTAAGCACTTTTGCAATCTAACGCACTCAAAGGTCTTGATGATTCACCAAAAAGATCCTGGACTAGGAGAAGCTTTTAAAGAGGTTGGATATGAGGATATTCTTGATGAAAAAGGGCTTGTAAGAAGCGGAAAGGGCGAGGGAATGCTCCTAGGAATATTACTTGCAAAAGCTATAGGTGCCAAATACGTTGGCTTTGTTGATGCTGATAATTACATCCCAGGAGCCGTTAACGAGTATGTTAAAGACTATGCTGCTGGTTTCTTGATGAGTGAGAGTGACTATGCAATGGTAAGACTCCACTGGCGACACAAACCAAAAGTAAGTAAGGGAACACTCTACTTCAAAAAATGGGGAAGGGTAAGTGAGATAACAAATCGCTATCTAAATCAACTCATAAGTGAGAAAACCACATTTGAGACCACTATTATGGTGACTGGAAATGCTGGAGAGCATGCCATGACAATGAAGCTTGCAGAAATCATACCATTTTCCACAGGTTATTCAATCGAACCCTACGAGATAGTTTATCTCCTTGAGCGCTTTGGCACTTGGGAGAATGCAAAAGAACTCCAAGAGGTATTTGATCAAGGAATAGAAATTTTCCAGATAGAAACCTTAAACCCACATTTTCATGAGGATAAAGGCCAAGAACACGTAAAAGAGATGGTTCTGCTTTCATTAACCACTATATACCACTCAAAACTCTCATCAGAGAGTCTAAAACGACAAATCCTAAATGATCTTAGAATGCACAATATAATAAAAGAAGACGAAGAGCCTCCAAAACCAAGAGTCATGAGGCCGATAAAAGAGATAGACATTAAAAAATGGATGGACACGTTGGAAGCCAATCAAGAGACATTATTGAGGTTCGATCTATGAAGATAATATTCCTTGATCTTGACAAAACCCTCATAGGAGAGGACTATTCCCCAGAACCAGCCAAAAAAATAGTAGAATTTCTAAAGGAGAGGGGATTTAAGATAATATTTAACTCATCAAAAACTAAAGCTGAACAGGAGTACTACCGAAAGGCACTTGATATTAACGATCCATTTATCGTAGAAACTGGAAGTGCAGTGTATATCCCAAAAGATGACCTGCCTTTTAACTTTCCCTTTACACGGAAAGAGAGAAATTATCTAGTAATTGAGCTTGGAGTTAGCTATACTATAATAAAAAAAGCTCTAGATGAGATAAAAGACGAATTTGGATTAAAATACTATGGAAACTCAAGCCTAGAGGAAGTAATTAAATACACCAATCTTCCAGGAGATCTAGCAAAATTGGCCATGCAAAGGGAGTATTCAGAAACCATATTCACTTGGGATACCCCAGGCTTCGAAAAAGAACTGACAAAAAGAGAATTAAAAATATCAAAGGGAAGCAGATTCTACAACGTAACTGGGAACACCGACAAAGGAAAAGCTGCTAAACTTATTTTGAATTTGTATTCACAGATTGAAAAAGTTGAGAGTTACGCCGTCGGAGATGGCCAAAACGACATTCCTATGCTCAAAGTCGTTGATTATCCCTTCACAATCGGTTTATCCTATTCGGGGGCTAAGAATATAAGGGAAATAACTAAATTAATGGAGGTGATAAAATGAAAACCCTAATCCTCGCTGGAGGGAAAGGCACTCGACTCTGGCCCCTGAGTAGAGAACTTATGCCAAAGCAGTTTATAAGAATATTTAACAACACTTCATTATTCCAAAAAACCATAGAAAGAGCACTAAAATTCTCAAAACCAAAGGAAATTTTTGTCGTGACAAATAAAGAATACAAGTTCAGGGTTCTTGATGACCTTAAAGAACTTGGTCTTGAAATCCCAGAAGAAAATATCCTTCTAGAGCCTATAGGAAAGAACACTCTTCCAGCTATTTACTGGGGAATGAAGACTATAGAGGAAAATTATGGTAGATCGAAAGTTGCCGTGTTGCCCTCAGATCACTTGATAAAAGTTGATGAAAACTATATTACAGCATTTGAAAAAGCTGAACAGCTTGCTAATAATTATTTCATAACATTCGGAATTAGACCTACAAAGCCTCACACAGGTTATGGATACATAAAACCTGGCGAAAAGCTTGAGGGAGGATACAAGGTAGATGAATTTAAAGAGAAGCCAGACTACGATACTGCGAAACAATATGTAGAAAATGGGTATTACTGGAACAGTGGAATGTTCCTATTCGACAGCACTCTTTTCATCGAGGAAGTAAAAAGAGTCGCTCCTAAAGTTTACACTGCTTTTGAAGAGGCAAAGAATATAGAAGAGGCATATGAAAAAGTACCAGATATCTCAGTTGACTATGGTGTCATGGAGAAAACAGACAAAGCTGCTGTGGTACCCCTAAATACATACTGGAATGACTTGGGGAGTTTTGATGCCATATATGAAGCCTTTGGGAAAGATAAAACTGGGAATGCTGTTAGAATCAGTGGATTTAAAGGAGAGTACATAAACATAGACTCCAAAAATAATCTTGTAATAACTGAAAGATTAACAGCAACAGTTGGTGTTGAAGATCTGATAATAATCGATACTGGAGACGCATTACTCGTTGCGAAAAAAGGAGAAACTCAGAAAGTTAAGGAAGTTTACAGAAAGCTTGTAGAGAGCAATGATGAGAGGGCCATAGTGCACAAGACAGCGTACAGACCATGGGGCTCTTATACCGTGCTGGAAGAAGGAGAGAGATACAAAATAAAGCGCCTAACGGTTTTACCTGGAAACAGACTCTCCCTCCAACGACACTATCATCGCTCGGAACATTGGGTTGTAGTCAGAGGGACTGCAAAAGTGAAGATAGGGGATAAAGAACTCCTATTAAGGCCTGGAGAGAGTACTTTCATACCTGCAGGGGTAGTACACAGACTCGAAAATCCCGGGAAAGTCACACTTGAAGTCATAGAAACACAAATAGGAGAATACCTGGGTGAAGATGACATTGAACGTTTCCAAGACGATTTTGGAAGAGGTTGAGATAAAAAGCCTATAATAGGGCACAGGTGATGAAGATGAGCAAGATATTTGGGACATTCGGCGTTAGGGGCATAGCAAATGAGAAAATAACCCCAGAATTTGCTTTAAAAATGGGCCTAGCTTTTGGAACACTTTTAAAAAGAGAAAAACCAACCAAAGAGCTTTGGGTAGTTGTGGGAAGAGACACTAGAGTAAGTGGAGAAATGTTGAAAAATGCCTTAATAAGTGGCCTACTAAGCACTGGCATTAATGTTATAGATGTAGGTATAGCTCCAACACCGGCAATTCAGTTCGCATGTAAATACTTCAAAGTGGACGGAGGAGCTGTTATCACAGCATCTCACAATCCTCCAGAATACAATGGAATAAAACTTCTCGAACCAAATGGATTGGGACTCAAAAAAGAGAGAGAAAGTATAGTTGAGGAACTTTTCTTTAATGAGGAATTTCATAAGGCAAAATGGTATGAAATTGGCCAACTCGTAGAAAGAGATATAATAAGACCATATATAGACGCGATAAAGTCTAAAGTGGACATTGAAGTCATAAAAAAGAGAAGACCATTTGTAGTCGTCGATACATCAAACGGTGCTGGGTCACTTGTGCTCCCATACCTCCTAAGGGAACTCGGGTGTAAAGTTGTGAGTGTAAATGCTCAGCCAGATGGCCACTTTCCAGCAAGAAATCCAGAACCGAATGAAGAAAACCTTCAAGGATTTATGAAAATCGTTAAATCGCTTGGCGCTGACTTTGGAGTTGCTCAAGATGGAGATGCAGATCGTTCAGTATTCATAGATGAAAACGGAAACTTTATTCAAGGAGATAAGACCTTTGCCCTTGTGGTCAAAGCTATGCTCGAAGAAAATAAGGGTGGTCTGGTGGTGACAACCATTGCCACTTCTCACATAATCGATGAACTTGCCAAGATGTATAATGGAAAGGTCATCAAAACCAAAGTGGGGGATCTAATAGTATCGAGAACCCTTCTGGAGCATAATGGACTAGTTGGAGGAGAAGAAAATGGTGGAGTTATCTTTCCAGAACATGTTCTTGGTAGAGATGGTGCAATGACCGTAGCAAAGATAGTTGAGATCTTTGCAAAGAGCGGCAAGAAATTCAGTGAGTTAATAGACACACTTCCAAAATTCTACCAACTCAAAACTAAAAAACATGTCGAAGGAGATAGAAAAACAATTGTCGCAAAAGTAGCAAAATTCGCAAAGAAAGAAGGGCTAACTATTGATACAACCGACGGGACAAAGATACTCTTCAAAGATGGTTGGGTTCTTGTGAGAGCGAGTGGAACCGAACCCATAATAAGAATCTTTGCCGAAGCAAAAAGCGAAGAAAAAGTAAAAGAATACCTCAACTTGGGACTAGACCTATTAGAAAAAGTATTAAACGATTAAATTCCTCTTCCCTCACTTTTAACTTTTCTATAGGAACCTTTGGTTTCTTCAATCTTTAAATACCATTGCACATACTCCAACGTGATGAGGAGTGAGAAGTATCTCAAGAAATGGCCCACAATATTACTTCTATCCATCATTACCGGAGTAATCGGGGGACTCGGAGCCGTTGTTTTTAGGAAGATGGTTGCAATCGTAAGAATACTCTTCTTCAGTTCCTTCCTTCCACATATATCTTTTTATTACCACGGATACAATATTGGATACATTTTTCTTCCCGCAATTGGCAGCCTGCTGATAGTAGTAATAATTAGAAACTATCCCGAATTAAAGGGAAATGGTATACCTGAGGTTATAGAAGCAGTGATATTCAAAAGAGGAGAAATGAAAGGAAAATTGGCATTTCTAAAAGCCTTGGCAACCTCAATAACCATAGGAAGTGGAGGAAGCGTGGGAAGAGAAGGACCAATCGGATTTATTGGAGCTTCATTAGCCTCAGCGTTAGCACAGGCTTTTAAGCTCCCTTCAGAAACGAAAAAGTTGTTAACCACATGTGGACTTGCTGCTGGAATAGCTGGTACTTTTAACACTCCATTTGCCGGAGCGATGTTTGCCCTCGAAGTAGTCTATATGGGAGTATTTTCTATAAACCTCGTCCCTATTTTTCTTTCTGCGGTTGTTGGGAATGCTGTGACATTAATATTATTAGGGGAGGGGGGTTTTGAAGTCACTCTATCTTCTCAAATAACATATAATCATGTAGAACTTCCTCTTCTATTTCTCATGGGACTTATATTCGGACTCTTAGCTGCATATTGGGCAAAGTTTATCTTCTGGCTTACCGATAAATTTGAAAAATCAAGAGCACCACTTCCTTTTAAATTGTTCATCGGTGGCTTAGGTGTTGGAGTTATTGGAATGTTCTTCCCAAAATATGGAATCTTGGGTGTAGGTTATGAAGGAATAGAGCTTGCCATTGCTGGATTGCTCCCACTTACTGTTTTAATCTTCTTAGGAATAGGAAAAATGCTTGCTACATCCCTTATGATATCTAGTGGACACAGTGGAGGTATCTTCGCACCTAGCCTCTACACGGGAGCTCTACTTGGAGCAGCCTATGGGAAAATGTTAAGTATCCTCTTCCCAACGCTTGAGATCAATACTGCCGTTTATGCTCTTGCTGGAATGGCAGCGTTTTTCAGTGGTCTAACTCAAGCCCCCATAAATCAGATACTAATGGTAGCAGAACTCACAAGAGGGTATGCACTTCTCCCTTGCGTTATAACGTCCACTATCACAAGTTTTCTGACAGCTAGATTCATTCTTAGAGGGTCCTCGGTATATACATTAAAACTCGAACGCAGAGGTTTCCGTATAAAGACTGGTCGTCCCATAGTTTTGGAGACGATCCCCGTAAAAGACATCATGACAACTAACCCCATCTTTGTGACTCCTCAAGATAGACTAATAGATATAGAATATCTTGTGGCACACACAGGACATGATTGCTTCCCAGTGGTTAACGAGAAACTAGAGGTACTCGGAATTGTAGGAATAAAGGATTTTCTGAACAAACCTCAAAGAGTGAAAAGTCTTCCTATTGAAAGATTTCTTAGAAAGAACTATGCAGTTGGATACCTTAATGAAACCGCCCATGATGCCTTTGAAAAATTAATAAAATATGATCAAAATCTACTTCCTATAGTAGAGTCTCCTGAATGCAAAAAGCTGATCGGAGTTGTGACAAAAAGAGATATCTACAAAGCATATTACAGAGCATTACAAGAAATGTATATAGAAGAGTGAATTATCTCTTTGAAATCATCCCCATTAGGTAAAAAAGAAGCTTTGCTGCTGTTAAAGCTGTGACATCCCCAAGCTCCATCCCAGCCACTTCCATTATATCAAAACCAACTACTTCTTTATTCCGTACAAGCCACTCTAATGCCTCTACTACTTCCCAAAATCCTAAGCCACCTGCTTCGGGGGTCCCCGTAGAAGGCACCATTGAAAGATCAAAGACATCTATATCTATTGATATGTATATTGGATCTGGCAAGTCTCTTACAATCTCCTTGAATCTCTCAAAGCTATAATGTCTTGCATGAACCCAATGAATACCTCTTTCTTTTGCGTATTTTACTTCCTCCTTAGTTCCACTTCTTATCCCAAATTCCGCTATTTCTATACCTAACTCGGATATACGTCTAGCCACACAAGCATGATTCCATGGGTTTTCTTCATATTGCTCCCTCAAATCCAAATGAGCATCGAAAACAATGTAGCTCTTTGGCATTAACGCTTTAACCGGTGCATAAGTCATTGAATGTTCTCCACCGAGAACTATTGGAATTGCTTTTGGATTCAGTTTTTTTATCTCCTCAATTGTTTTAATACCACGTTTTATTGTCTCAAGTGGATTACCTGCCACTATTGCTAAATCTCCAACATCTGTTATTTTAACCTCAGCCAAGTCAGTGTCATAATCAAGAATGTAACTCTCTAAGTTAAGAGTAGCTTGCCTTATTAATGTAGGACCAAACCTGGTTCCAGGCTTATAAGAAGTTGTTCCATCAAAGGGAATCCCCAAGATTACAAAATCTGCTTTTTCTATATCACTCATAGGAAATTCAAGTTTTAAGGTTTCATAAGTATAAAGCAATTCCATTGACCCCACCGAGAGAAAATTTAGAAAATAAGTTAAAAATGTTTGCAAAAAGAGAGCTATTTCTCCAAGGTTACTTCTTCTCCTAGACTTAAGATAGCTTCTTTTCCAAATGCACAAACTTTAACATTTCTTGTCCCATTAATGATTTTTGCCCTTATCTTGTTATTTTTGACAACAAGATCAATCCATGTTCCTCTGAAAAAGAATCTAAGGTTTACTGATTCCCATTTTTGAG comes from Thermococcus sp. EP1 and encodes:
- a CDS encoding ADP-specific glucokinase; protein product: MKESLKERIRLWKRLYVQAFEDATNALPNISGVLLAYNTNIDAIKYLDKEDLEQKINEIGKENVFKIIENPPEKIASLEHLFGGILRSIKLGKAMEWFVENEEVRKYLRDWGWDELRIGGQAGIMANLLGGVYRIPTIVHVPQNPQLQAELFVDGPIYIPIFEGNELKLIHPKEAQYDENELIHYIYEFPRGFQVFNIQAPRENRFIANADDYNARVYMRKEFREGFGEIVKKVELALISGLQVLKEYYPDGTTYRDILDRVESHLNILNKHGVKTHFEFAYTPSKRVREELIEMLPKFTSVGLNEVELSSIIEIIGDEELAKEILEGHLFSVIDGMNLLMDETGIERIHFHTYGYYLALTQYRGEPVRDALLFASLAAAAKAMRGNLERVEQIRDALSVPTNERAIILEEELEKEFTEFENGIIDMTDRQLTFIPTKIVTSPKSTVGIGDTISSSAFVSEFGMRKS
- the gcvH gene encoding glycine cleavage system protein GcvH, which produces MIEVGEYKVKEGLYYTKDHEWAQVMEDGTVLIGISDYAQKELGDLAYVELPEIGKEVSKGDVLCEVESVKAVSEVYAPISGEIIEVNEELEDAPEKINEEPYEAWIAKIKPSNLEEELKELMSAEKYAEYLESL
- a CDS encoding MBL fold metallo-hydrolase, which codes for MIIRGIGLDSSARIAFQSHAHTDHFVSGGVIVSTKATKFLSHLKKGGFYKTYGFGKSFYIGDYKAKLYPAGHMLGSAQIYIKFDEFSLLYTGDVKWFKLRTAEKAKFRRADVLVIESTYGLPMYNFPTPREAEKKLIAFVEHSLDKGKTPMLYANQMGKAQELLKILDVHGYSVKVSREILKVAKVYEKFGIKFRNISKDGEVLISGFKNQMSFNGIHSSGLFVSGFGDLKLSNHADFWELIKIIETVKPEKIYTRYGYAREFARILRGLEYDAKPLEDVLFSGELI
- the glmM gene encoding phosphoglucosamine mutase, producing MSKIFGTFGVRGIANEKITPEFALKMGLAFGTLLKREKPTKELWVVVGRDTRVSGEMLKNALISGLLSTGINVIDVGIAPTPAIQFACKYFKVDGGAVITASHNPPEYNGIKLLEPNGLGLKKERESIVEELFFNEEFHKAKWYEIGQLVERDIIRPYIDAIKSKVDIEVIKKRRPFVVVDTSNGAGSLVLPYLLRELGCKVVSVNAQPDGHFPARNPEPNEENLQGFMKIVKSLGADFGVAQDGDADRSVFIDENGNFIQGDKTFALVVKAMLEENKGGLVVTTIATSHIIDELAKMYNGKVIKTKVGDLIVSRTLLEHNGLVGGEENGGVIFPEHVLGRDGAMTVAKIVEIFAKSGKKFSELIDTLPKFYQLKTKKHVEGDRKTIVAKVAKFAKKEGLTIDTTDGTKILFKDGWVLVRASGTEPIIRIFAEAKSEEKVKEYLNLGLDLLEKVLND
- a CDS encoding mannose-1-phosphate guanylyltransferase/mannose-6-phosphate isomerase, which translates into the protein MKTLILAGGKGTRLWPLSRELMPKQFIRIFNNTSLFQKTIERALKFSKPKEIFVVTNKEYKFRVLDDLKELGLEIPEENILLEPIGKNTLPAIYWGMKTIEENYGRSKVAVLPSDHLIKVDENYITAFEKAEQLANNYFITFGIRPTKPHTGYGYIKPGEKLEGGYKVDEFKEKPDYDTAKQYVENGYYWNSGMFLFDSTLFIEEVKRVAPKVYTAFEEAKNIEEAYEKVPDISVDYGVMEKTDKAAVVPLNTYWNDLGSFDAIYEAFGKDKTGNAVRISGFKGEYINIDSKNNLVITERLTATVGVEDLIIIDTGDALLVAKKGETQKVKEVYRKLVESNDERAIVHKTAYRPWGSYTVLEEGERYKIKRLTVLPGNRLSLQRHYHRSEHWVVVRGTAKVKIGDKELLLRPGESTFIPAGVVHRLENPGKVTLEVIETQIGEYLGEDDIERFQDDFGRG
- the speB gene encoding agmatinase is translated as MELLYTYETLKLEFPMSDIEKADFVILGIPFDGTTSYKPGTRFGPTLIRQATLNLESYILDYDTDLAEVKITDVGDLAIVAGNPLETIKRGIKTIEEIKKLNPKAIPIVLGGEHSMTYAPVKALMPKSYIVFDAHLDLREQYEENPWNHACVARRISELGIEIAEFGIRSGTKEEVKYAKERGIHWVHARHYSFERFKEIVRDLPDPIYISIDIDVFDLSMVPSTGTPEAGGLGFWEVVEALEWLVRNKEVVGFDIMEVAGMELGDVTALTAAKLLFYLMGMISKR
- the mpgP gene encoding mannosyl-3-phosphoglycerate phosphatase, producing MKIIFLDLDKTLIGEDYSPEPAKKIVEFLKERGFKIIFNSSKTKAEQEYYRKALDINDPFIVETGSAVYIPKDDLPFNFPFTRKERNYLVIELGVSYTIIKKALDEIKDEFGLKYYGNSSLEEVIKYTNLPGDLAKLAMQREYSETIFTWDTPGFEKELTKRELKISKGSRFYNVTGNTDKGKAAKLILNLYSQIEKVESYAVGDGQNDIPMLKVVDYPFTIGLSYSGAKNIREITKLMEVIK
- the mpgS gene encoding mannosyl-3-phosphoglycerate synthase, whose protein sequence is MLLEAPVYKEIFGAVKIYELQKVIKMDTETEDVPMFTVQNIPRGDIYKVIGEMAIVVPMKNEKLHLVDGVLKAIPHKSTIIIVSNSKRKGPNRFKQEVDLVKHFCNLTHSKVLMIHQKDPGLGEAFKEVGYEDILDEKGLVRSGKGEGMLLGILLAKAIGAKYVGFVDADNYIPGAVNEYVKDYAAGFLMSESDYAMVRLHWRHKPKVSKGTLYFKKWGRVSEITNRYLNQLISEKTTFETTIMVTGNAGEHAMTMKLAEIIPFSTGYSIEPYEIVYLLERFGTWENAKELQEVFDQGIEIFQIETLNPHFHEDKGQEHVKEMVLLSLTTIYHSKLSSESLKRQILNDLRMHNIIKEDEEPPKPRVMRPIKEIDIKKWMDTLEANQETLLRFDL
- a CDS encoding chloride channel protein: MRSEKYLKKWPTILLLSIITGVIGGLGAVVFRKMVAIVRILFFSSFLPHISFYYHGYNIGYIFLPAIGSLLIVVIIRNYPELKGNGIPEVIEAVIFKRGEMKGKLAFLKALATSITIGSGGSVGREGPIGFIGASLASALAQAFKLPSETKKLLTTCGLAAGIAGTFNTPFAGAMFALEVVYMGVFSINLVPIFLSAVVGNAVTLILLGEGGFEVTLSSQITYNHVELPLLFLMGLIFGLLAAYWAKFIFWLTDKFEKSRAPLPFKLFIGGLGVGVIGMFFPKYGILGVGYEGIELAIAGLLPLTVLIFLGIGKMLATSLMISSGHSGGIFAPSLYTGALLGAAYGKMLSILFPTLEINTAVYALAGMAAFFSGLTQAPINQILMVAELTRGYALLPCVITSTITSFLTARFILRGSSVYTLKLERRGFRIKTGRPIVLETIPVKDIMTTNPIFVTPQDRLIDIEYLVAHTGHDCFPVVNEKLEVLGIVGIKDFLNKPQRVKSLPIERFLRKNYAVGYLNETAHDAFEKLIKYDQNLLPIVESPECKKLIGVVTKRDIYKAYYRALQEMYIEE